The proteins below come from a single Hemitrygon akajei chromosome 2, sHemAka1.3, whole genome shotgun sequence genomic window:
- the LOC140719203 gene encoding zinc-binding protein A33-like, which produces MASKGQVESLTEEVICPICLDFFTDPVILECGHNYCRSCITRCWEREQRNRCPECREEIADRTLRVNRALANLSEKARKLNLNPKEEESKLHCEKHGEELKLFCEMDETLICLICATAREHKSHNFMLVNEAIEIYKGRVKSSLDSLTKKKSDFEEMEQQQKEKISGVQEQTHSLQSQITSHFAELRRVLTEKEQRALRDLREEEERTLNPMEKNLRKIQENLSSIQEEITKLQERMDQQENITFLMEEARRKRRIGDNDKTLSVTDGALLVEKFYHPYLFDTALGEAFDGINRVSVTLDVETANPELEVSEDRKSVRYTETWRNLPDTGKRFPYWLCVLGSEGFTSGRHYWEVEVTGNRWWDLGVAAESVERKGGVTVSPETGFWRIARVDDTMWVLTSPLSRLPARPIPGRVGVYLSYESGTVSFYNAETKSHLHTFTGNKFTEKLYPFFWTGYENEWLRICSGSAPGL; this is translated from the exons atggcttcgaaaggacaggtcgagagtttaaccgaggaggtaatttgtcccatctgcctggatttcttcaccgatccggttatactggagtgtggacacaactacTGCCGCTCCtgcatcacacggtgttgggaaagggagcagagaaaccgctgcccggaatgtagagaggagattgcggaccgcaccctcagggtcaaTCGGGCCTTGGCAAATCTGTCTGAGAAAGCTCGaaaactaaacctgaatccgaaagaggaggaaagtaaacttcactgcgagaaacatggggaagaactgaagctgttttgtgagatGGACGAGACACTGATATGCCTGATCTGTGCGACTGCGCGGGAACACAAGTCTCACAACTTCATGCTGGTTAACGAAGCCAttgaaatctacaag GGTCGGgttaaatcttccttagactctctcactaaaAAGAAATCGGACTTCGAGGAAATGGAGcaacaacagaaagagaagatttctggaGTTCAG gaacagacacacagtcTTCAGTCCCAGATCACATCCcattttgctgaactgcgccgggTTCTCACTGAAAAAGAGCAGCGTGCACTGcgagatctcagggaagaagaggagaggactctgaatccaatggagaaaaatcttcgaaAGATTCAAGAGAATTTAAGTTCCATCCAGGAGGAAATCACAAAGTTACAGGAACGGATGGATCAACAAGAAAATATCACATTCCTCATG gaggaagctcgtcggaagaggag gattggCGATAATGACAAGACATTGTCAGTGACAGACGGTGCCCTGCTGGTTGAAAAATTCTATCACCCCTAtttgttcgacacagcattgggAGAAGCGTTTGACggcattaatcgag tctctgtcaccctggatgtggaaacggcgaatccggagctcgaggtgtctgaggatcggaagagtgtgagatacaCCGAGAcatggaggaatctccctgacactggGAAGAGGTTCCCATACTGgctttgtgtgctgggatcggagggattcacatcggggagacattactgggaggtggaggtgacggggaatcggtggTGGgatctgggagtcgccgcagagtctgtggagaggaagggaggggtcacagtgagtccggagaccggattctggagaATCGCGCGGGTTGATGACACGATGTGGGTTCTCACCTCCCCTTTGTCCCGTCTCCCTGCccgtcccatccccgggagggtgggagtttatctcagttacgagtccgggacagtttcattttacaacgcggagaccaagtcccatctccacaccttcactgggaataaattcacggagaaactttatcctttcttctggaCTGGATATGAAAacgagtggctgagaatctgctccggttccgctccgggtctgtaa